The Leptospira sp. WS39.C2 genome contains a region encoding:
- a CDS encoding DUF1577 domain-containing protein, which yields MRPMDQITGKEQKNHVILHYLMNQEMKSSWNGQIQTMTVLQEVPGGEEIIVQMAEAWVLGEGSNIILSKLLARYLELHCTFVKQLAPHKIQLRVDKVLIAKKERLNPRFTITEDGIVNVTNIVSSKTIIEANMFNIPTLVRVNFEDYRKRMMVRSGEAGTMDIFKSGMERKFDVVKSSQKILFIKDATNPESYRMDSEGFINYEDEIDDHVDKLAFAARDKKIKSELILPILYKNELEEIIPIGYYFLQTKDQLITDDDLKFYQTQISEMIERIKDANLMTTVEKFPVLDLSATGLRLRVSNSSLIETLPKQKGILLELVFKLQTPFRFFGKIAWARKEESGDLLVGIEFSGKRTYAEKVRFEENIEIIKNNGRTAA from the coding sequence ATGCGACCAATGGACCAAATCACAGGCAAAGAACAAAAAAACCATGTGATATTACACTATCTCATGAATCAGGAAATGAAATCGAGTTGGAACGGACAGATTCAAACCATGACCGTATTACAAGAAGTACCTGGTGGAGAAGAGATCATCGTACAAATGGCAGAGGCTTGGGTACTTGGAGAAGGATCCAACATTATTCTTTCCAAGTTACTCGCTAGATACCTAGAACTCCATTGTACCTTTGTCAAACAATTAGCCCCACATAAAATCCAATTACGCGTAGATAAAGTACTCATCGCAAAAAAAGAAAGACTCAATCCACGTTTCACAATCACTGAAGATGGCATTGTTAACGTAACAAACATTGTCAGCTCCAAAACGATCATCGAAGCCAATATGTTTAATATCCCTACTCTTGTTCGTGTTAATTTTGAAGACTATCGAAAACGAATGATGGTCCGTTCTGGAGAAGCGGGGACCATGGATATTTTTAAATCAGGGATGGAACGTAAGTTTGATGTTGTAAAATCATCTCAAAAAATTCTTTTCATCAAAGATGCAACAAACCCTGAAAGTTACCGAATGGACAGCGAAGGTTTTATCAACTACGAAGATGAAATTGATGACCATGTCGACAAACTAGCGTTTGCCGCCCGCGATAAAAAGATAAAATCAGAACTCATATTACCAATCCTCTACAAAAACGAATTGGAAGAAATCATTCCCATTGGATATTACTTTTTACAAACAAAAGACCAATTGATTACGGATGATGATTTAAAGTTTTACCAAACACAAATTTCAGAAATGATCGAACGGATCAAAGATGCCAATCTCATGACAACGGTAGAAAAATTCCCTGTTTTGGATCTCTCTGCGACTGGCCTTAGATTACGTGTCTCCAATAGCAGTTTAATCGAAACACTTCCCAAACAAAAAGGTATCTTATTAGAACTTGTTTTTAAACTCCAAACACCATTTCGATTTTTTGGAAAAATTGCATGGGCAAGGAAAGAAGAGTCAGGGGATTTGCTTGTAGGAATTGAATTTTCCGGCAAACGAACTTATGCTGAAAAAGTTCGTTTTGAAGAAAACATCGAAATCATCAAAAACAACGGAAGGACTGCTGCTTAA
- a CDS encoding SCO family protein has translation MHPYQQSKILSLSLILLGLLLSFHCSKGESTPEPSTLPYFLGKDFDPVWPKDPSALSELKQIPKDFLLTNQLGNKVSLRESSQNISLVFFFYATCRGVCPFITRNMVQIQPNLAEFPNLEIHSISINPKEDTPDVLSKYRSQYKIQNPNWNFYTGDLSSIESFAKTTCGAEVEGFSVEKNKYEFVHTENIFLFDGKKYLRGIYRAKGTGDIQRLVSDLRTLTKK, from the coding sequence ATGCATCCATACCAACAAAGTAAAATACTCTCCCTTTCACTCATCCTACTAGGATTGTTATTATCTTTCCATTGTTCTAAGGGAGAATCTACTCCCGAACCAAGTACCCTACCCTATTTTTTAGGAAAGGATTTTGATCCTGTTTGGCCAAAAGACCCCAGTGCCCTTTCTGAATTGAAACAAATCCCAAAGGATTTTTTACTCACAAACCAATTGGGAAACAAAGTATCTCTACGAGAAAGTTCACAGAACATAAGTTTGGTTTTCTTTTTTTATGCCACTTGCCGAGGGGTATGTCCCTTTATCACAAGGAATATGGTCCAAATCCAACCCAATTTGGCTGAGTTTCCAAACTTAGAAATCCATTCCATCTCCATCAATCCAAAAGAAGACACACCCGACGTTCTTTCCAAATATCGTTCCCAATATAAAATCCAAAATCCCAATTGGAATTTTTATACAGGAGACCTTTCCTCCATTGAGAGTTTTGCCAAAACCACCTGTGGTGCCGAAGTCGAAGGATTTTCTGTAGAGAAAAACAAATATGAATTTGTGCATACAGAGAATATCTTTTTGTTTGATGGGAAAAAATACTTACGTGGGATTTATCGTGCCAAAGGAACTGGCGACATACAAAGGTTAGTTTCCGACCTTAGGACCCTCACCAAAAAATAA
- a CDS encoding YHYH protein, translated as MERKQFLAPTSLLVFFVLLLTNCKTKSDSDEDTLLLLAAAASTRICANSSFTGTTVVNSTATLNASTDCITGMTSSMSADLPAWIRNNFKCAVGSVSGSNYVFRSQNIPNNKSFYFGSTSPMYEALAGGQKSAGNNQIASQCLVYTIPSSPSEKLTNKTGTQSGYASVGITVNGLAIFNNAAAAPDTLATEAQTFDKFNGHPQSSGVYHHHSQPLNVSNNNSNLIGVLIDGFAVYGRDCTNASNVTSTPTIANTQLDSNHGHSTTTLHFATPTYHYHYSDDPTATIPTLIGSYFHGTPGTVSN; from the coding sequence ATGGAAAGGAAACAATTTCTAGCGCCTACATCACTCCTCGTATTCTTCGTACTATTACTAACTAATTGTAAAACCAAATCAGATTCGGATGAAGATACCTTACTCTTGTTAGCTGCTGCAGCAAGCACAAGAATTTGTGCGAACTCCTCCTTCACGGGGACTACGGTTGTCAATTCAACTGCAACACTCAATGCAAGTACAGATTGTATCACAGGGATGACATCTTCGATGTCTGCTGACCTACCTGCTTGGATCCGAAACAACTTCAAATGTGCTGTTGGCTCTGTTTCGGGAAGTAATTATGTATTCCGTTCACAAAACATCCCGAATAACAAAAGTTTTTATTTTGGATCCACTTCTCCGATGTATGAAGCGCTTGCAGGTGGACAAAAATCGGCAGGGAACAACCAAATTGCGTCTCAGTGTTTGGTTTATACCATCCCGAGTTCTCCTTCTGAAAAACTTACCAATAAAACAGGAACCCAAAGTGGCTATGCTTCCGTAGGAATCACGGTCAATGGACTTGCCATTTTCAATAATGCGGCTGCAGCTCCAGATACCCTCGCAACGGAAGCCCAAACTTTTGATAAGTTTAACGGACACCCGCAAAGTTCAGGAGTGTACCACCACCACTCTCAACCCTTGAATGTTTCCAATAACAACTCGAATTTGATTGGTGTTTTAATCGATGGATTTGCTGTATATGGACGTGATTGCACAAATGCAAGCAATGTAACTTCGACACCAACGATTGCGAATACTCAATTAGATTCAAATCATGGCCATTCTACTACGACACTACATTTTGCAACACCAACCTATCATTACCATTATTCGGATGATCCAACTGCAACTATTCCTACTTTAATCGGTTCTTACTTCCATGGCACACCAGGAACGGTTTCCAACTAA
- a CDS encoding FKBP-type peptidyl-prolyl cis-trans isomerase, which produces MKPFLSFFLFVLFVLSSPLLPAEKDFQIIDLVIGKGDEAFSGSYVTVHYVGRLTNGTKFDSSRDRNRPFEFNLGAGEVVKGWDKGVRGMRVGGKRKLIIPPELGYGSKQVGNIPPNSTLIFEVELLKIY; this is translated from the coding sequence ATGAAGCCTTTCCTTTCCTTTTTCCTATTTGTATTATTTGTTCTTAGTTCTCCTCTCCTACCAGCCGAGAAGGATTTCCAAATCATCGACCTTGTGATAGGCAAAGGTGATGAAGCATTTTCAGGCTCGTATGTCACTGTACATTATGTAGGCAGATTAACAAATGGAACCAAATTTGATAGTTCCAGAGATAGGAACCGACCTTTTGAATTCAATTTGGGTGCCGGTGAAGTGGTGAAAGGTTGGGACAAAGGTGTGAGAGGGATGCGTGTGGGTGGAAAACGAAAACTCATCATCCCACCAGAGCTTGGGTATGGTAGCAAACAAGTGGGCAATATCCCACCTAATTCCACACTTATCTTTGAAGTGGAACTTCTTAAGATTTATTAA
- a CDS encoding acyl-CoA thioesterase, giving the protein MIRTEIQIRFNDMDPMRRVNNASYSAYLELARLDFCNRYLSVTTLEDIPFVLARVEMDLVSSVLPGDSIYVNTWVSQIGTTSWEFSYEIKNQKTDVLYVKAKTVQVYFDYREKKKLPIPKEFRMSLEKEM; this is encoded by the coding sequence ATGATCCGAACAGAAATTCAAATTCGATTTAATGATATGGACCCCATGCGAAGAGTGAATAACGCAAGTTATTCGGCCTATTTGGAATTGGCTAGACTTGATTTTTGTAATCGGTATTTGTCTGTCACAACACTGGAAGACATCCCTTTTGTATTAGCAAGGGTAGAAATGGATTTGGTTTCTTCCGTTTTGCCAGGGGATTCCATTTATGTGAATACTTGGGTCTCTCAGATTGGCACAACATCTTGGGAATTTTCGTATGAAATCAAAAACCAAAAAACAGATGTTTTGTATGTGAAAGCAAAAACGGTTCAGGTATATTTTGATTATAGAGAAAAGAAGAAATTACCGATTCCAAAAGAATTCCGAATGAGTTTGGAAAAGGAAATGTGA
- a CDS encoding patatin family protein, with translation MARKVSEENTPPKIPKAKGTKRALLVEGGGMKGAFSGGVLYAWNRILRPNYFDLVVGVSSGACAAAYYVSMPKPEPIKSEKALAVWYRDLSGRKLISFFHPFQGKTLLNQEYLIDFIFRKKVRLESETLDSKKLPHFVIAVSNLHTHSIEYIKATSNNVFDLLKAATSLPIATRGKHKLDGKLYSDAAILNPLPIQDIIEAGYKEIVVIMNSPIRHISGPLNRLTSLLAFPKHRTIRRMMRKFHHFHFNLAREIVVKPPKGVKIFTVAPDEPLPVKLTTTIRTKLYQTALIGVKKGEEAIQSILKRKKKTK, from the coding sequence ATGGCAAGAAAAGTATCTGAAGAAAACACTCCACCCAAAATTCCAAAAGCAAAAGGAACAAAACGTGCCTTACTTGTGGAAGGCGGAGGTATGAAAGGTGCCTTTTCTGGTGGTGTTTTGTATGCTTGGAATCGGATTCTCAGGCCAAATTACTTTGATTTGGTGGTTGGAGTCTCCTCCGGTGCCTGTGCGGCCGCTTATTATGTCTCCATGCCCAAACCTGAGCCCATCAAAAGCGAAAAGGCATTGGCTGTTTGGTATAGGGATTTGTCGGGAAGGAAATTAATTTCTTTTTTCCATCCCTTCCAAGGCAAAACCCTTTTAAACCAAGAGTACTTAATCGACTTTATCTTTCGCAAAAAAGTGCGTTTGGAATCAGAAACATTAGATTCTAAAAAACTACCGCATTTTGTCATCGCAGTGAGTAATTTACATACCCACTCCATCGAATACATCAAAGCTACTTCGAATAACGTATTTGATTTATTAAAAGCGGCAACATCCCTTCCCATTGCTACTCGCGGAAAACACAAGTTAGATGGGAAATTATATTCTGACGCAGCCATCCTTAATCCATTGCCCATCCAAGACATCATTGAAGCAGGTTATAAAGAGATTGTTGTGATCATGAATTCACCCATCCGCCATATTTCTGGGCCCCTCAACCGTCTTACCAGTTTACTTGCGTTTCCCAAACACCGAACCATCCGTAGGATGATGCGTAAATTCCATCATTTCCATTTTAATTTGGCTCGTGAGATTGTTGTGAAACCACCTAAGGGTGTGAAGATTTTTACAGTGGCTCCTGATGAACCTCTTCCTGTAAAACTCACCACAACTATTCGTACTAAACTTTATCAAACTGCGTTAATCGGTGTGAAAAAAGGAGAAGAGGCAATCCAGTCCATTCTCAAACGTAAGAAAAAAACAAAGTGA
- a CDS encoding toxin-antitoxin system YwqK family antitoxin produces the protein MAHQERFPTNLPLVRTYFLSSLLILLLCLSCGKLRVDAGNKDLSEDKNGFLLFKGKPFTGIFVTENPILSETYESEYYKGVPHGSYTVKTFSGIVLEERNIRYGQKHGKQISYFPSGKVRQSSEYEMGIPVGEHFEYYDNGQMASYQTFFASGKPKVAKKWNKRGQIYLNHVFLETGESFGRPGSKLCEPVPEADSNQTKTTDPKETTKL, from the coding sequence ATGGCACACCAGGAACGGTTTCCAACTAACCTGCCTTTGGTTCGAACTTACTTTCTCTCTTCTCTCCTTATCCTCCTCCTTTGTTTGTCTTGTGGCAAACTAAGGGTGGATGCGGGAAACAAAGATCTATCAGAAGACAAAAACGGTTTCCTATTGTTCAAGGGAAAACCGTTTACAGGGATTTTTGTAACGGAAAATCCCATCTTATCAGAAACCTATGAATCGGAATATTACAAAGGTGTCCCTCACGGGAGTTATACGGTAAAAACGTTTTCTGGGATTGTTTTGGAAGAACGGAACATCCGTTATGGGCAAAAACACGGAAAACAAATTTCTTATTTTCCCTCTGGTAAAGTCAGGCAATCATCAGAGTATGAAATGGGAATCCCTGTGGGCGAACATTTTGAATACTATGACAATGGTCAGATGGCCAGTTACCAAACTTTTTTTGCATCGGGAAAACCGAAAGTGGCAAAGAAGTGGAACAAACGTGGCCAAATTTATTTGAACCATGTATTTTTGGAAACAGGAGAAAGTTTCGGAAGGCCAGGGAGTAAACTCTGCGAACCCGTGCCCGAAGCTGATTCGAATCAAACCAAAACCACCGATCCCAAGGAAACCACCAAACTTTGA
- a CDS encoding OmpA family protein: protein MFWISLILVSLFFVFYWLWPKKGYFPSKQVPIAYNLFNSSIKETQTIKIERVVYFEAGSFLLANKEIQNLKEWMAPILSQSLDSVHLVGSADHTGNLANNRKLVKERTKSIRKILISLGVPSEKIHSKTLEPLFGKTSLERERYRSVEIKLTVIG, encoded by the coding sequence ATGTTTTGGATTTCCCTAATCTTAGTTAGTTTGTTTTTTGTCTTTTATTGGCTCTGGCCAAAAAAGGGATACTTCCCATCAAAGCAGGTACCCATTGCGTACAATCTGTTCAATTCATCTATAAAGGAAACCCAAACTATAAAAATAGAAAGAGTAGTCTATTTTGAAGCAGGGAGTTTTTTATTAGCAAATAAGGAAATCCAAAACCTAAAAGAATGGATGGCACCGATTTTATCACAATCGTTAGATTCAGTACATCTAGTTGGTTCTGCTGATCACACTGGGAACTTAGCAAACAACCGAAAACTTGTAAAGGAAAGGACCAAGTCCATTCGGAAGATTTTGATTTCATTGGGTGTACCTTCGGAGAAAATTCATTCAAAGACACTTGAACCTTTATTTGGGAAAACTTCTCTAGAAAGAGAGCGCTATCGGTCGGTCGAAATCAAATTGACAGTGATAGGATAA
- a CDS encoding DUF86 domain-containing protein produces the protein MFHELIFYCKELESFIFRNQIQEFVEGEHDSFFAEEMLKTIQTESLKIPTSEKQKYPNLPWEKMDTMWQKDLARAYDYIDLKMLYYVCTYEIPKFTKTIKLDIR, from the coding sequence ATGTTTCATGAACTTATCTTTTACTGTAAAGAATTGGAATCGTTTATTTTCCGAAATCAAATCCAGGAATTTGTGGAAGGGGAACATGATAGTTTTTTTGCGGAAGAAATGTTAAAAACCATCCAAACAGAATCTCTGAAAATTCCCACTTCAGAAAAACAAAAGTATCCAAACCTTCCTTGGGAAAAAATGGATACAATGTGGCAAAAGGATTTGGCTAGGGCTTATGATTACATCGACTTAAAGATGTTATACTATGTTTGTACTTACGAAATTCCCAAATTCACAAAAACAATCAAATTGGACATTCGTTAG
- a CDS encoding ABC transporter permease — MNFHAIQSIYQFEMARTFRTLLQSIASPVLSTSLYFIVFGSAIGSRIQEIDGIHYGSFIVPGLVMLSLLTESISNASFGIYFPKFNGTIYEILSAPVTMWEVVIGYVGAAATKSLMLGVLMLITASFFVPIRIDHPFLMVFFLLLTCISFSLFGFVIGIWADSFEKLQMIPMLVITPLVFLGGSFYSIQMLPSFWQKISMFNPVLYLVSGFRYSFFERADVALSVSITMILVFLSVCLFVTWLIFRTGYKIKN, encoded by the coding sequence ATGAATTTCCATGCAATCCAATCAATTTACCAATTTGAAATGGCTCGTACATTTCGAACCCTTTTGCAAAGTATTGCCTCTCCTGTACTTTCCACTTCCTTGTACTTCATTGTGTTTGGATCGGCCATTGGATCTCGGATCCAAGAGATAGATGGGATCCATTACGGAAGTTTTATCGTGCCAGGCCTTGTGATGTTGTCACTCCTTACAGAAAGTATCTCCAATGCATCCTTTGGAATTTATTTTCCAAAGTTCAATGGAACCATTTACGAAATCCTTTCGGCACCTGTGACCATGTGGGAAGTGGTGATTGGTTATGTGGGAGCTGCTGCCACCAAGTCCCTCATGTTAGGTGTATTGATGTTGATTACAGCATCCTTTTTTGTTCCTATCCGCATTGACCATCCGTTTCTTATGGTATTTTTTCTCCTCTTAACTTGTATTAGTTTTAGTTTGTTTGGATTTGTGATTGGGATATGGGCAGATAGTTTTGAAAAATTACAAATGATTCCGATGCTTGTCATCACTCCACTTGTGTTTCTCGGTGGGAGTTTTTATTCGATCCAAATGTTGCCAAGTTTTTGGCAAAAAATCAGTATGTTCAACCCAGTATTGTATTTGGTGAGTGGGTTTCGTTATAGTTTTTTTGAAAGGGCAGATGTGGCATTGTCTGTGAGCATTACAATGATCCTTGTTTTTCTCTCGGTTTGTTTATTTGTAACATGGCTAATCTTTCGCACAGGTTATAAAATCAAAAATTAA
- a CDS encoding ABC-F family ATP-binding cassette domain-containing protein encodes MIKISGLNKQFNGNVLFDDLQFSVNRGERVGLVGRNGHGKSTLVQIIQGKTEPDSGNITIPKGYRIGHLEQHLVFTKPTVLEECALGLPEGDEYETWKVERILFGLGFSEKDMERSPDEFSGGYQIRMNLAKLLVSAPDMLILDEPNNYLDIVTIRWLEEFLREWEGEIILITHDRSFMDSVVTHTVAIHRTKAIKVQGDTEKLYTQINQAEEIYEKTRLNEAKKRKQEEMFIAKFKAKASFASRTQSRVKKLEKQGEMKALDTIEDMELYFNSAPFSANQMLSVEDVSFSYDGKSPYLFENFSISVGPEDRICIIGKNGKGKSTLLKLIAGELTPVSGGVKKHPILKEGYFGQTNKLNMNESNTVVQEIMSADPNCSEGKARNIAGGLMFSEDLALKRIKVLSGGEKSRVLLGKILVTPCHLLYLDEPTNHLDMQSCDSLIEAIDNFDGSVIMVTHNEMHLRAVATKLIVFDDDRVFVYDGGYDDFLSDIGWKDETV; translated from the coding sequence ATGATCAAAATCTCTGGCTTAAACAAACAATTCAATGGCAACGTTTTATTCGATGACTTACAATTTAGCGTCAACCGCGGGGAAAGGGTAGGTCTTGTTGGGCGTAATGGGCATGGGAAATCAACCCTTGTCCAAATCATCCAAGGGAAAACGGAACCCGATTCTGGGAACATCACCATCCCAAAAGGATACCGAATCGGCCACTTGGAACAACATTTAGTTTTCACCAAACCTACCGTACTCGAAGAATGTGCACTTGGACTTCCAGAAGGAGATGAGTACGAAACTTGGAAGGTGGAACGAATTTTATTTGGACTTGGGTTTTCGGAAAAAGACATGGAACGTAGCCCTGATGAATTTTCTGGTGGTTACCAAATCCGAATGAACTTAGCAAAACTTTTGGTTTCTGCTCCCGATATGCTGATCTTAGATGAGCCAAACAACTACTTAGACATTGTCACCATACGTTGGTTAGAGGAGTTTCTCCGCGAATGGGAAGGAGAGATCATCCTCATCACACACGATAGAAGTTTTATGGACAGTGTTGTGACTCATACCGTTGCCATCCATCGCACGAAAGCAATCAAAGTGCAAGGTGACACAGAAAAATTATACACACAAATCAACCAAGCCGAAGAAATTTATGAAAAAACTCGTTTGAACGAAGCAAAAAAACGAAAACAAGAAGAGATGTTCATTGCGAAGTTTAAAGCTAAAGCAAGTTTTGCGAGCCGTACCCAATCACGTGTGAAAAAATTAGAAAAACAAGGGGAAATGAAAGCACTTGATACCATTGAAGATATGGAATTATACTTCAATAGTGCACCTTTTTCCGCCAACCAAATGTTAAGCGTAGAAGATGTATCTTTTTCCTATGATGGAAAATCTCCTTATTTGTTTGAAAATTTTTCCATCAGTGTAGGGCCAGAAGATCGGATTTGTATCATTGGAAAAAACGGAAAAGGAAAATCAACCCTTCTCAAATTGATTGCAGGGGAACTCACACCTGTATCTGGGGGAGTGAAAAAACACCCCATTTTGAAGGAAGGATACTTCGGACAAACGAACAAACTCAACATGAATGAAAGTAATACGGTTGTGCAAGAAATTATGAGTGCCGATCCAAACTGTTCCGAAGGGAAAGCTCGTAATATTGCTGGTGGTTTGATGTTCTCGGAAGACCTTGCCTTAAAAAGAATCAAAGTGCTTTCTGGGGGAGAAAAAAGCCGAGTGTTACTTGGGAAAATTCTTGTGACACCTTGCCACTTACTTTACTTAGATGAGCCCACAAACCACTTGGACATGCAATCCTGTGACTCCCTAATTGAAGCGATCGATAATTTTGATGGATCTGTGATTATGGTTACCCACAACGAAATGCACTTGCGTGCTGTGGCCACAAAACTAATTGTATTCGATGATGACCGAGTTTTTGTCTATGATGGTGGTTATGACGACTTCCTCAGTGACATTGGCTGGAAGGATGAAACCGTTTGA
- a CDS encoding ABC transporter ATP-binding protein produces the protein MKPILTVKQVSKSYDNGFQALKSVNWEVGEGEIHALLGPNGAGKTTLINLICGIVSPTSGEVKVDGHDIIQEFKKTRSLIGLVPQELSVHAFETVWASVSFTRGLYGKPANPKYIEDVLKSLSLWDKKDQKIMTLSGGMKRRVLIAKALSHEPKILFLDEPSAGVDVELRKDMWKIVESLRKNGVTIILTTHYIEEAELIADRISVIRKGEIFLTENKDKLMKQLGTKQLRIEIKKSIKSIPKSLSKYKLELSDNNSALVFTYDRSDDSSLITKLLDDLKKEKIQFSDLSTKQSSLEEIFVQLLQEAV, from the coding sequence TTGAAACCAATCCTAACTGTAAAACAAGTTTCCAAGTCCTATGACAATGGTTTCCAAGCACTGAAATCAGTGAATTGGGAAGTGGGTGAAGGGGAAATCCATGCCCTTCTTGGACCCAATGGTGCTGGGAAAACCACTTTAATCAATTTGATCTGCGGAATCGTTTCACCTACTTCTGGTGAGGTGAAAGTTGATGGACATGATATCATCCAAGAGTTTAAAAAAACAAGATCTCTCATTGGTCTTGTCCCTCAAGAACTGAGTGTCCATGCCTTTGAAACCGTTTGGGCGAGTGTGAGTTTTACTCGTGGTTTGTATGGAAAACCGGCCAATCCAAAATACATCGAAGATGTTTTGAAATCCCTTTCCCTTTGGGACAAAAAAGACCAAAAGATCATGACACTGTCAGGTGGGATGAAACGAAGGGTGCTCATCGCCAAAGCATTGTCACACGAACCAAAAATTTTGTTTTTGGATGAACCAAGTGCAGGTGTGGACGTGGAACTCCGAAAGGACATGTGGAAAATTGTGGAGTCCCTTCGAAAAAATGGAGTAACGATTATCTTAACCACACATTATATCGAAGAAGCAGAATTGATTGCTGATCGAATTTCTGTGATTCGTAAGGGAGAAATTTTCCTTACCGAAAACAAAGACAAACTCATGAAACAATTGGGAACCAAACAATTGCGTATTGAAATAAAAAAATCGATCAAATCCATACCAAAGTCTTTGTCCAAATATAAATTAGAACTTTCCGATAACAATTCAGCTCTTGTTTTTACTTATGACCGTTCCGATGATAGCAGTTTGATCACTAAACTTTTGGATGATCTCAAAAAAGAAAAAATCCAATTCAGTGATTTGAGTACAAAACAAAGTAGCTTAGAAGAAATTTTTGTTCAGTTATTACAGGAGGCTGTATGA